In the genome of Pseudomonas sp. LBUM920, one region contains:
- a CDS encoding polyamine ABC transporter substrate-binding protein — MNMLKSLVLCAAVISGAAHAEEKTLRVYNWFDYITPKALDDFKAQHSDIKLVYDIFDTNEALEAKLLTGNSGYDVVVPSNVFLAKQIEAGVFQPLDRSQLPNWNHLDPKLMKLIEANDPGNKFAVPYMYGTILIGFNPAKVKAALGDNAPVDSWDLIFKEENISKLKQCGVALLDSPSEILPLALQHLGLDPNSSNPKDYEKAEALLMKIRPYITYFHSSKYMADIANGDICVAVGYSGSFSQAANRAKEAKNGVTVDMRLPKEGAPIWFDMLAIPKGAKNPQDAYTFINYLLQPQVIAPISDFVGYPNPNKDATEQVDPSIRNNPNLYPTEAAMATLYTLKPLGRDAERARTRAWTKIKSGT, encoded by the coding sequence ATGAACATGCTCAAGTCACTCGTGCTCTGCGCCGCCGTTATCAGTGGCGCCGCGCATGCCGAAGAGAAAACCCTGCGGGTCTACAACTGGTTCGACTACATCACGCCCAAAGCGCTGGATGACTTCAAGGCACAGCACTCCGACATCAAGCTGGTGTACGACATTTTCGACACCAACGAGGCGTTGGAAGCCAAGCTGCTTACCGGCAACTCCGGCTATGACGTGGTGGTGCCGTCCAACGTGTTCCTGGCCAAACAAATCGAAGCCGGCGTATTCCAGCCGCTGGACCGCAGCCAGCTGCCGAACTGGAACCACCTCGATCCCAAGCTGATGAAGCTGATCGAAGCCAATGACCCGGGCAATAAATTCGCCGTGCCCTACATGTACGGCACCATCCTCATCGGCTTCAACCCGGCCAAGGTCAAGGCCGCGCTGGGTGACAACGCGCCGGTGGACAGCTGGGACCTGATCTTCAAGGAAGAAAACATCAGCAAGCTCAAGCAGTGCGGCGTCGCGCTGCTGGACTCGCCTTCGGAGATTCTGCCGCTGGCCCTGCAACACCTGGGCCTTGACCCCAACAGCAGCAACCCCAAGGACTATGAAAAAGCCGAGGCGCTGCTGATGAAAATTCGCCCCTACATCACGTACTTTCACTCCTCCAAGTACATGGCCGATATCGCCAACGGTGACATCTGTGTGGCCGTTGGATATTCCGGCAGCTTTTCCCAGGCCGCCAACCGCGCCAAAGAGGCGAAGAACGGTGTGACCGTGGACATGCGCCTGCCCAAGGAAGGTGCGCCGATCTGGTTCGACATGCTCGCCATCCCCAAAGGCGCCAAGAACCCGCAGGACGCCTACACCTTTATCAACTACCTGCTGCAACCGCAGGTGATCGCGCCGATCAGCGATTTTGTCGGCTACCCCAACCCCAACAAAGACGCGACCGAGCAGGTGGACCCGTCGATTCGCAACAACCCCAACCTGTACCCGACCGAGGCGGCCATGGCCACGCTCTACACCTTGAAACCGCTGGGGCGCGACGCCGAGCGCGCTCGCACGCGGGCCTGGACCAAGATCAAGTCGGGCACCTGA
- a CDS encoding dermonecrotic toxin domain-containing protein: MKDLVPTENSGLVAQLATGPSLREVACTTLRAALRELYPELDINPDLAIVNAPQWLELGGDIIPAKPATDTLTGALTRSAISRVAVTYLDSEHYLAYPSGNGPDVHLPVRIDAIGRLINELAPLLFVAFQEQQIDFWNQSAGTNGPRWRIFAQSLREVWNVQEVHGWDADDCAVARAVFHYPEFIERQPHDPYATRAYLVDIDAQDSSGTQHISVMAMAVLIARHGEQTVILSYSIDTGYAKFASLETFGQALLPYIADLPGKTLNWRLLEPDGNFFEHQAFSLIGLQIEAMGDLDLADAAPKSLLPTRTVGVQGVELALLDQSRIGSARRALPAWLLQASETDQSAYGRYMMDLAALSLQSKGKTFMDELPTLTDFTRTALRTALIKDHPQASRLDLDRVTITITSQVVWGTVALPGQTQTLTLSLVELALQNLVALPLGNKTVSYQDASPTPAWMTADYLEQLITQADIGKHYPERVSTLLLDNHEQALRRQHLYAGQLRLQLPLLALQYKIRGLFNVDEQGYRYAHAVMASNAQHRRLDGITVVIRPLALRPKWRASGTTDSVDNMFLIGPQDPANGPCLLYRPLANEPLMQFPSQANLLYAIKQDTPLRQSVLAWLPDAVRPDYAQFVFPGSLPSPWVLPTLLSEPLSSMVMSGPIEFGTQALGADSLAVLYNANARALVTLADRQSVSNAEARWESFKHAGWIVLNAALPFMGRTAGAAAWIWQLMDDLQQVIEARESGDQTAGVSAAVDFFLTLGMALALHISLQHAPARAPEKSPPPAPPLPAKPSIIQHPTLDTAHLPTEHEINLHTRGALTRSRNSLDATLDSFSLAKPEGLGEIITQPGPHLHLYPKGQAWYVPVAQRWFEVALDENDTVMIIDPKAPNREGPALIGNRLGQWFVDTRLRLRGGGMRSRRQKGQRLRPPKIRELREQLAAFDTQVDRRRQDMMGLQQAIDNAPPADRANARTTYLTHVSRRLEELDVPIAQLKSLNILDTVPTYQEAMLGYLQDQMVLARSATAEQMIRFRDGLHTVSEYLDKEDLPDTPMALEDCRAVDASTQAMVERIGYLQSRFKEARTLGVKGAELVLRHEQVLPKITLDDLKAFRITLSRFLCVNEAASASKDTARSAIAQMVDRADLAVQSLCEALQPDNLATLDEQIEVLDSLVDQFTGLDQSLADLPADFPLDVHRPALQTLQQLTDEFAQRAIKQMTTLLRERKALESAIAGPSTPVPRPQKKVIKTRFQGIVVGEERPLQAGEPTPLVEVKQALTGKVIALFHKKDGVWVERERAVARPTARAQSRNVAASIASAQALLDDVEQFITRTQRLAGEARRLPVEIEERFHRRAAQLAQAGEDIEEALTASNVTESGSPSAALINRSLDAAIKRLYTEGLRTRLDMLKQRPPTAAHVELLYREHEIIIKPLPGPRSKLSGRHKGYLKEYEILDAKHSNALWYAHFHYKELASPEEAYTAAHLKTQSQRRLGGKYEALAKADDRDNIAVYRSEIGPLLARSLFFKTAALPVPRR, encoded by the coding sequence ATGAAAGACCTCGTTCCAACCGAAAACAGCGGATTAGTAGCGCAGCTGGCTACCGGCCCGTCCCTGCGTGAAGTGGCTTGCACCACCTTGCGTGCGGCGCTGCGCGAGCTGTATCCGGAATTGGATATCAACCCGGACCTGGCCATCGTCAACGCCCCGCAATGGCTCGAACTGGGCGGCGACATCATCCCCGCCAAGCCGGCGACGGACACCCTCACCGGCGCCCTGACACGCAGTGCAATTTCCCGCGTGGCCGTCACTTACCTTGATAGCGAACACTACCTGGCGTACCCCTCAGGCAATGGTCCTGACGTGCACCTGCCCGTCAGGATCGACGCAATAGGCCGACTGATCAATGAGCTCGCGCCGCTGCTGTTCGTGGCCTTCCAGGAGCAACAGATAGATTTCTGGAACCAGAGCGCAGGCACCAACGGCCCACGCTGGCGGATATTTGCCCAGTCGCTGCGTGAGGTGTGGAACGTGCAAGAGGTTCATGGCTGGGACGCCGACGACTGCGCCGTGGCGCGGGCGGTGTTTCACTATCCCGAGTTCATCGAGCGCCAGCCCCACGACCCGTATGCGACACGCGCCTACCTGGTGGACATCGATGCGCAGGACAGCAGCGGCACCCAGCACATCAGCGTCATGGCGATGGCCGTGCTGATCGCGCGTCACGGTGAACAGACCGTCATCCTCAGCTACTCAATCGATACCGGCTATGCAAAATTTGCCAGCCTGGAGACCTTCGGCCAGGCACTGCTGCCCTATATAGCCGACTTGCCCGGCAAAACCCTGAACTGGCGCTTGCTGGAGCCGGACGGCAACTTTTTCGAACACCAGGCCTTCAGCCTGATCGGCTTGCAAATCGAAGCCATGGGCGATCTCGACCTTGCCGATGCGGCCCCCAAATCGCTGCTGCCAACCCGCACGGTCGGCGTGCAAGGGGTCGAGCTGGCGCTTCTCGATCAGTCGCGTATTGGCAGCGCGCGACGGGCGTTGCCGGCGTGGCTGCTGCAGGCCTCGGAAACCGACCAGTCAGCCTACGGGCGCTACATGATGGACCTGGCCGCGCTGAGCCTTCAAAGCAAAGGCAAGACCTTCATGGACGAGTTGCCAACCCTCACCGACTTCACCCGCACGGCCTTGCGCACGGCGCTGATCAAGGATCATCCACAGGCCTCCCGGCTGGACCTCGACCGCGTGACGATAACCATCACCAGCCAAGTCGTGTGGGGAACCGTCGCGCTGCCGGGCCAGACGCAAACCCTGACCTTGAGCCTGGTCGAGCTGGCCTTGCAAAACCTCGTCGCGCTGCCGCTGGGCAACAAGACGGTGAGTTACCAGGACGCCAGCCCGACACCCGCGTGGATGACCGCAGACTACCTGGAGCAACTGATCACCCAGGCAGACATCGGCAAGCACTACCCCGAGCGGGTCAGCACGCTGCTGCTGGACAATCACGAGCAAGCCTTGCGGCGCCAACACTTGTACGCCGGACAATTGCGCCTGCAACTGCCCTTGCTGGCGTTGCAGTACAAGATTCGCGGCCTGTTCAACGTTGACGAACAGGGTTATCGCTACGCGCACGCGGTCATGGCCAGCAACGCGCAACACCGCCGCCTGGACGGCATCACCGTGGTGATCCGGCCGCTGGCACTGCGCCCCAAGTGGCGCGCGAGCGGGACCACCGACAGCGTCGATAATATGTTTCTCATTGGGCCACAGGACCCTGCGAATGGTCCTTGTCTGTTGTATCGACCACTGGCCAACGAACCCTTGATGCAGTTTCCCTCACAGGCCAACCTGCTTTACGCCATCAAGCAGGACACACCATTACGCCAGTCGGTACTGGCCTGGTTGCCCGACGCTGTGCGCCCGGATTATGCCCAGTTTGTCTTCCCCGGCAGCCTGCCTTCGCCCTGGGTCCTGCCGACGCTGCTCAGCGAGCCGTTAAGTTCGATGGTAATGAGCGGCCCGATTGAATTCGGCACCCAGGCGCTGGGCGCGGACAGCCTGGCGGTGCTGTACAACGCCAACGCCCGCGCCCTGGTGACACTGGCCGACCGTCAATCGGTGTCCAATGCCGAGGCTCGCTGGGAAAGCTTCAAGCATGCCGGCTGGATCGTTCTGAATGCGGCCCTGCCGTTCATGGGCCGCACAGCGGGCGCCGCAGCCTGGATCTGGCAGCTCATGGATGACCTGCAGCAGGTTATCGAGGCCCGAGAAAGCGGCGATCAAACGGCGGGCGTGAGTGCTGCCGTGGACTTTTTTCTGACCCTGGGCATGGCCCTGGCGCTGCACATCAGTCTGCAGCACGCGCCGGCGCGTGCGCCTGAAAAAAGCCCGCCGCCGGCACCGCCGTTACCGGCCAAACCGTCGATCATCCAGCACCCCACGCTCGACACCGCCCACCTGCCGACTGAGCATGAAATCAACCTTCACACCCGCGGCGCCCTCACGCGTAGCCGCAACAGCCTGGACGCGACACTGGACAGTTTCAGCCTGGCCAAACCCGAAGGGCTGGGCGAAATAATCACCCAGCCCGGCCCCCATCTGCACCTCTACCCCAAGGGCCAGGCGTGGTACGTCCCGGTGGCGCAGCGCTGGTTCGAAGTGGCGCTGGATGAAAACGACACCGTGATGATCATCGACCCCAAGGCCCCAAACCGCGAAGGCCCGGCCTTGATCGGCAACCGCCTCGGCCAGTGGTTTGTCGACACCCGGTTGCGCCTGCGCGGCGGCGGCATGCGCAGCCGGCGACAGAAAGGCCAGCGCCTGAGACCGCCGAAAATTCGCGAACTGCGTGAGCAACTGGCGGCGTTCGACACGCAGGTCGATCGACGACGCCAGGACATGATGGGGTTGCAGCAGGCCATCGATAACGCGCCACCGGCCGATCGTGCAAACGCCCGCACCACCTACCTGACGCACGTCAGCAGGCGCCTGGAAGAATTGGACGTACCGATCGCCCAGCTCAAATCACTGAATATCCTCGATACCGTGCCGACGTATCAGGAAGCCATGCTGGGCTACCTGCAAGACCAGATGGTCCTGGCGCGAAGTGCCACCGCCGAACAGATGATCCGCTTTCGAGACGGGCTGCACACCGTTTCTGAATACCTGGACAAAGAGGACTTGCCCGACACCCCGATGGCCCTGGAAGACTGCCGTGCCGTCGACGCGTCGACCCAGGCCATGGTCGAGCGCATCGGTTACCTGCAATCACGTTTCAAGGAGGCCCGCACCCTGGGGGTCAAAGGCGCGGAACTGGTGCTGCGCCACGAACAGGTGCTGCCCAAGATAACCCTGGATGATCTCAAGGCCTTCCGCATCACCCTGTCGCGCTTCCTTTGCGTGAATGAAGCCGCCTCGGCCAGCAAAGACACCGCCCGCTCGGCGATCGCGCAGATGGTGGACCGGGCCGACCTGGCGGTGCAGAGCCTGTGCGAGGCTTTGCAGCCAGACAATCTGGCCACGCTGGATGAACAAATCGAAGTCCTCGACAGCCTGGTAGACCAGTTCACTGGCCTGGATCAAAGCCTGGCCGATTTGCCGGCCGATTTTCCACTGGACGTACACCGCCCGGCCCTGCAGACCTTGCAGCAGCTCACCGATGAATTCGCCCAACGGGCGATCAAGCAAATGACCACGCTGCTGCGCGAGCGTAAGGCCCTGGAGTCGGCGATTGCCGGCCCTTCGACGCCTGTGCCCAGACCGCAGAAAAAGGTGATCAAGACCCGCTTCCAGGGCATCGTGGTCGGCGAAGAACGCCCGCTACAAGCGGGAGAACCGACCCCGTTGGTGGAGGTCAAGCAAGCACTGACCGGCAAGGTGATTGCCCTGTTTCATAAAAAGGACGGGGTATGGGTTGAGCGTGAGCGTGCGGTGGCGCGGCCCACTGCGCGGGCGCAGTCGCGAAACGTGGCCGCCAGCATCGCCAGTGCCCAGGCGCTGCTCGACGATGTCGAACAGTTCATCACGCGCACCCAGCGCCTGGCCGGCGAGGCAAGACGCCTGCCCGTGGAAATCGAAGAGCGTTTTCACCGCCGCGCCGCGCAGCTGGCGCAGGCCGGCGAGGATATTGAGGAGGCATTGACCGCCAGCAACGTGACCGAAAGCGGCTCACCGTCGGCCGCCTTGATCAACCGCAGCCTCGATGCCGCGATCAAACGCCTCTACACCGAGGGCCTGCGCACCCGGCTCGACATGCTCAAGCAGCGCCCACCGACCGCGGCCCATGTCGAACTGCTGTACCGCGAACACGAGATCATCATCAAACCGCTGCCAGGCCCACGCAGCAAGCTTTCCGGGCGCCACAAGGGCTATTTGAAGGAGTACGAAATCCTCGACGCCAAGCACTCGA